In Etheostoma cragini isolate CJK2018 unplaced genomic scaffold, CSU_Ecrag_1.0 ScbMSFa_1750, whole genome shotgun sequence, a single window of DNA contains:
- the LOC117940124 gene encoding collagen alpha-4(VI) chain-like → MKRHLMGNVTQRGGSSRLGKTLDFTLKEVLMKAGQPRRKRALLAVVGTKTASEDRVRLDWVSSRASCDGVAVFVVTVGERYDRAQVEQLAGHPVNQHLVHLDRLKAGEQSYAQRFFRVFLSALSKGINAYPPPSFKKECDSLVEPDDMPVWDYSGPPGFDDG, encoded by the exons GGAACGTGACCCAGCGGGGGGGCTCCTCGCGGCTGGGGAAGACGCTGGACTTCACCCTGAAGGAGGTGCTGATGAAGGCCGGCCAGCCCCGGAGGAAGAGGGCGCTGCTGGCCGTGGTGGGCACCAAGACCGCCTCCGAGGACCGGGTCCGGCTGGACTGGGTGTCCTCTAGAGCGTCCTGTGACGGGGTGGCGGTGTTCGTGGTGACGGTGGGCGAGCGCTACGACCGGGCCCAGGTGGAGCAGCTGGCCGGTCACCCCGTAAACCAGCACCTGGTCCACCTGGACCGGCTGAAGGCCGGCGAGCAGAGCTACGCCCAGCGCTTCTTCAGAGTCTTCCTCTCCGCCCTCAGca AGGGAATCAACGCGTATCCTCctccttcatttaaaaaagagtgCGACAGCTTGGTGGAACCAGATGATATGCCGGTCTGGGACTATAGCGGTCCACCGGGCTTCGACGATGGGTAA